The following coding sequences are from one Leucoraja erinacea ecotype New England chromosome 2, Leri_hhj_1, whole genome shotgun sequence window:
- the evx1 gene encoding homeobox even-skipped homolog protein 1 has protein sequence MESRKEMLLMMERGQHGNRIGRRLPNLSEPAGSPVNESHENVVHRSCLSPGSASMTPENRDEEADVNTRIRPGSRLPVPGKSSSDGCSAKSKSLSIQNSPETESDYYDEIDVSCTPNCTPGNQGNQTNKGNGHSSDSMDSNGGAELPKVSGSQNLIGGGGADQMRRYRTAFTREQIARLEKEFYRENYVSRPRRCELAAALNLPETTIKVWFQNRRMKDKRQRLAMTWPHPADPTFYTYMMSHAAAAGNLPYPFPSHVPLHYYPHMGMSAASASATSPFSAPLRPMDTFRVLSHPYPRPELLCAFRHPSLYPSATNHGLGSTGSSPCSCLTCHSSQSNGVAQRPAGTDFTCASTSRTDTFLTFTPSVLSKAAAVSLDQREEVPLTR, from the exons ATGGAATCAAGAAAGGAGATGTTGCTGATGATGGAGCGAGGTCAGCATGGCAATCGAATTGGCAGGAGATTGCCGAATTTGTCAGAACCAGCTGGAAGTCCTGTAAACGAGTCCCATGAAAACGTGGTCCACAGGAGTTGTTTGAGCCCCGGGTCGGCGTCAATGACACCGGAGAACCGAGACGAGGAGGCCGATGTTAACACTCGCATCAGACCGGGCTCCAGACTCCCTGTCCCGGGCAAGTCATCTTCGGACGGCTGCTCGGCAAAAAGTAAATCGCTCTCCATCCAGAACAGTCCGGAAACTGAGTCTGATTATTATGATGAGATAGATGTCAGTTGTACTCCAAACTGTACGCCGGGAAATCAAGGAAACCAGACAAACAAAGGTAATG GTCACTCTTCCGATTCGATGGACAGTAACGGCGGTGCTGAGCTCCCCAAAGTATCCGGCTCTCAAAACCTGATAGGCGGCGGTGGAGCGGATCAGATGCGCCGTTACCGAACTGCTTTCACCAGGGAACAGATCGCCAGGCTGGAGAAGGAATTCTACCGCGAAAATTACGTTTCCAGGCCCAGGAGATGCGAGTTAGCAGCGGCTTTAAATTTACCAGAAACCACTATCAAG GTCTGGTTCCAAAATCGCAGAATGAAGGACAAAAGACAACGTTTGGCTATGACCTGGCCTCATCCCGCCGATCCTACCTTTTACACTTATATGATGAGCCACGCAGCGGCGGCTGGCAATCTGCCCTACCCTTTCCCATCACATGTACCTCTTCACTACTACCCTCACATGGGCATGTCTGCAGCGTCAGCCTCAGCAACCAGTCCTTTCAGTGCTCCTCTGAGACCCATGGACACTTTCAGAGTTCTTTCCCACCCGTACCCGCGGCCGGAATTGCTGTGTGCATTCAGACACCCTTCCCTATATCCTTCTGCCACTAACCATGGACTTGGCAGCACCGGGAGTAGCCCTTGCTCATGCTTAACGTGCCATAGCAGCCAATCGAACGGGGTGGCACAGAGACCTGCAGGGACTGACTTCACATGTGCATCAACCTCCAGAACTGACACTTTCCTCACCTTCACACCTTCCGTGTTAAGCAAGGCTGCTGCGGTATCCCTGGACCAACGGGAAGAAGTACCTTTAACGAGATAA